From a region of the Actinopolymorpha singaporensis genome:
- a CDS encoding SHOCT domain-containing protein, protein MTKLAQLREHGDLSEAEFQQAKSKILILTLLPAVRRVGGR, encoded by the coding sequence CTGACCAAGCTCGCCCAGCTCAGGGAGCACGGCGACCTCTCCGAAGCCGAGTTCCAGCAGGCCAAGTCGAAGATCCTCATCTTAACGCTGCTACCCGCGGTTCGCCGGGTGGGCGGGCGATGA
- a CDS encoding DUF7144 family membrane protein produces the protein MTDMGRRDTGAEAQEKGAEIPEQASPPSETVTSPKAAPAARGPGEAEQVRPAAAGGLGWIMYAGAVLIVAGVFEGIWGLTALLRTTYFVVPSTGLVVSFNYTGWGWVHVGLAVLLVLTGLAVLAGQRWARYVGICVAALGMIANFLTLAAFPFWSLVMIAIDVLVIYALAVHGREMERLRA, from the coding sequence ATGACTGACATGGGGCGCCGTGACACCGGCGCCGAGGCGCAGGAGAAAGGTGCAGAGATACCAGAGCAGGCCTCGCCGCCAAGTGAGACAGTCACCTCGCCCAAGGCAGCGCCGGCAGCACGCGGGCCTGGCGAAGCCGAACAGGTACGACCGGCCGCTGCCGGCGGGCTCGGCTGGATCATGTACGCGGGCGCGGTGCTGATCGTGGCGGGCGTGTTCGAGGGAATCTGGGGCTTGACCGCTCTTCTCAGAACGACGTACTTCGTTGTTCCGTCCACCGGGCTTGTCGTTTCCTTCAACTACACCGGGTGGGGGTGGGTCCATGTTGGGCTTGCCGTGCTGCTGGTGCTGACTGGTCTGGCGGTACTCGCGGGTCAGCGGTGGGCGCGATACGTAGGTATCTGCGTGGCGGCCCTCGGGATGATCGCGAACTTCCTCACGCTCGCGGCGTTCCCGTTCTGGTCACTGGTGATGATCGCCATCGACGTTCTCGTGATCTATGCGCTCGCCGTCCACGGGCGGGAAATGGAGCGGCTGCGTGCCTGA
- a CDS encoding ANTAR domain-containing protein: MALPLVSADASLGAVSVLATSANAFTDGNIRLAQGLIDLAVVGICLARSAQQGWQRSEQLQGALQSRVVIEQAKGMLAQSSGLGVDQAFDALRGYARNHRLNLHALAGEVVSRTVLPETLLNHVYAPTRPRRRGAKGQ, encoded by the coding sequence TTGGCGTTGCCACTGGTGTCCGCGGACGCCAGCCTTGGCGCCGTCTCGGTCCTTGCAACCAGCGCGAACGCGTTCACGGATGGCAACATCCGCCTGGCCCAGGGACTCATTGACCTTGCCGTTGTTGGCATCTGTCTGGCCAGGTCGGCGCAGCAGGGTTGGCAGCGCAGTGAACAACTGCAGGGGGCTCTGCAAAGTCGCGTCGTCATCGAGCAGGCCAAGGGGATGCTTGCGCAGTCGTCAGGACTGGGCGTCGATCAGGCCTTCGATGCTCTTCGTGGCTACGCCCGAAACCATCGGCTCAACCTACATGCCCTTGCCGGTGAGGTCGTGAGCCGAACCGTCCTGCCCGAGACGCTGCTGAACCATGTGTACGCGCCTACGAGGCCTCGCCGGCGAGGCGCCAAAGGGCAGTGA
- a CDS encoding DUF5994 family protein — MASSSRPWDAEPPVVGARVRRGPAFSRRALVHGAWWPRSNDPLIELPGLIVDVDEWRGDSSECLMLAPQGWEDRLGRIRVRGRMVRVGWYTTQPTALLTVAFPEPPNVHLLIVPFDTDPVRAEAAMVMAASPECVVPAQELLARVAHGPAAPPPGVDPLGPES, encoded by the coding sequence ATGGCCAGTAGTTCCCGGCCCTGGGACGCCGAGCCGCCGGTCGTCGGTGCACGTGTGAGGCGGGGGCCGGCGTTCTCTCGGCGCGCGCTGGTTCATGGCGCGTGGTGGCCGAGGTCGAACGACCCTCTCATCGAACTCCCGGGGCTGATCGTCGACGTGGACGAGTGGCGCGGCGATTCCTCCGAGTGCCTCATGCTCGCCCCGCAGGGCTGGGAGGACCGCTTGGGGCGGATCCGGGTCCGGGGCCGGATGGTCAGGGTGGGTTGGTACACGACTCAGCCGACCGCCCTGCTCACGGTGGCCTTTCCCGAGCCTCCCAACGTGCATCTCCTGATCGTCCCGTTTGACACCGATCCCGTACGGGCCGAGGCCGCGATGGTCATGGCAGCGAGCCCAGAATGCGTCGTGCCGGCCCAGGAGCTCCTCGCCAGGGTGGCCCATGGTCCGGCAGCACCTCCGCCTGGCGTCGATCCTCTGGGGCCGGAGTCCTGA